The window TACTCTTTGTGATCGATATTTTGCACATCATAGCTTAATTGTAATGTCTTTTTTTccggaaaaaaagagaaaacatgGCTGCGCTCTCTCCAGCGAAAGTGAACGTTCGCCAGTTACCGTTTCCCGTCACAACCGTTCCGTTCCTCTCCCCTCCCAAATTTCAAACCATCCCGCCCATGTGCTCGCCCCAGCCCCATCCGGAAAGAAACCCCGGCGCAAAACCCACGCCTGGACCCACCCGCCAGCCACACCCGAGGCTCCCGAACGCGCAACACTTCCACACCCGTCTCGACTCCGCGTCCCCCTCCCAACTTTTTTTTATACGCACGCCATCCATTTCCATTTCCATTTCCACCCCCCCTCGCCGCCCGCCCCTCACCCAAATCTCAGCCCCCAACGTCTCTCTAGCAGCTCGCCTCCTCCCCCCACCCGCACCCCATCCGCGGCGATCTAGGGTTTCGCCCCCCTCCGCCTGCGCCTGCGCCCGCGCCGCGATGGACGCGCTCTCCCTCATCGACGTCTCCGGCGAGGAGGATGACTTCCTCCTCgacctcgcctcgccgccgcagcACCCCGACCCGCCCCCCCGCGCCGCCCCAGGTCAGTGAGTCAGCAAGCGCGCCGTCTCCCGTCTCCCGTTCCCGTTCCTTCCATTTCGGCGGGGATCTGCGCGTGGGTGGGTTGGTGCCTCCGATCTGACGGGCCGTGCCGCGGTTTTTCTCTTGCAGGGGTTTCGGTGGTGGCCGCCGTTTCGGAGCGGAACACCGTcggatctcctcctcctccggcggtggcggcgggcgggCAGGTCGTGGATCCCGCGGAGCAGGGCCCGGAGCGTGCGCAGTCCCCGAAGAAGACCAAGCCCAAGGGCGGCGTCAACCTCCGCAAGAGCCTCGCCTGGGACAAAGCCTTCTTCACCAGCGAAGGTTTGTGCGTCGCCTCCACAAACCAGCCAAACCTCTATTGTTTCCTGATCTGGATTGCTACCAGTCCTACCAGCTCCTAACATTCCCCTTcgttttttgaaaaaaaaatctgtCGCCTGTACCTGTGCATTTTGATGCAGATAGATAGCAGTTCTTACCATTTCCCTTTCCAGCTCTTTACTTGTCTTTTGTTATATCAGACCTGTGCATTTTGATGTAGATATACAGCAGTTCTTACCATTTCCCTTTCCAGCTCTCTACTTGTATTTTGTTATATCACACCTGTGCATTTTGATGTAGATATACAACAGTTCTTACCATTTCCCTTTCCAGCTCTGTATTTGTATTTTGTTATATCAGGCCTGTGCATTTTGATGTAGATATACAGCAGTTATTACCATGTCCTTTTCCAGCTCTGTACTTGTCTTTTGTTATATCACACCTGTGCATTTTGATGTAGATATACAACAGTTCTTACCATTTCCCTTTCCAGCTCTGTACTTGTCTTTTGTTATATCAGACCTGTGCATTTTGATGTAGAGATACAGCAGTTCTAACCATTTCCCTTTCCAGCTCTGTACTTGTCTTTTGTTATACCTGTCACCCTGATGTGTTGATTGATAGCAGCTAACGTTTCCTCCTGGTCTGAGCAGGTGTTCTCGATACTGAGGAATTGGGCATTGTGAACAGCACTTTCCGCAAGTCGCAGGGTTCTAGGCTGCTGCCAGGAATAGCAGAGGAAATGAGGAGGTCAATGGAGTCCACCACCTCCTCGCTGGAAAGTGAAAGCTTTGTGCTGGAAAGCCTTGAGACTGAGCTGTTTGACAATGTCCGTGCTTCGATTCAGAGGACACTTGGGAAACCTGATAAAGCTCCAGTTGTCCCATCTGCTAGCTCAAAAACCCCTAGGGCCACAGCAAAGGCGCCTCCTGTCACAGGTAAGATGTCTCAAACTCAGAAGTTGATGCAACATGCTAATTTCTTATGCTGCTGTAACTTCAGGGAGCACCATCCGCTGTATTTTTTTTTTACTAACATGATTGCTGTGTCGCTACTTTCCAGCGAGAAAGGGAGTTGAtcggatacctcagactcagagCAAGGTATGTTGACACAATTCTTCAGTGATTTGAACCCAGTTTTCTGCAGTCTGTAATCATTACTAATCAATACTTGTTAATGCTGCCTCAGATAAGGCCCCCTGCTTCAACAAGCAATGGTTCTGTTGGTGGTAGCAAACAAAGGCCCCAAGTCACCCTGAAAGAGCCTGCAGCTGCAAGAGTGGTATGTTACATGCTTGCAATTCCAGAATATCCATGATCTTTCTGTAGTTTAGCTGTCTACACCTAACTAGAGGTTTATGCTCTGCGTGATGCTTGCTACATACACCAGGATCTATAATTGCAGTAATCAGTAATTATTTCCCCTGTGAATCTGTTTTTGAGAGCCTAACCGTTTCTTGCATTTACCGACAATTAGATTACCTCGTGTCTTGTCCAGTGAAACCTTGTTTTGGAATTGCATAGAACTAATAAAAAAACTCCAGTTAGATAATTTGTTATCTTTTACGGAGAACAAAGTTGGCTAATTGCTTGTTTTAATTGAAGTTCCCATCGAGTACTAATCTGAACTTACATGTTTATTCTTTTTGCTTGCGAAGGCTGTATCGAAAGCTGCAGAAGCAAAACCATCCTCAAAACCTCCCAGAGCTCTGCCAAGAGTTGCTACAATGAGAGCACCGACTACCACAGCTGTCACCTCTGGGATTTCAGACAAAAGAAGTAGCACTGGTGTGTGAATCAGCATACTTAAATTTGGTCTGCCATAAATGTTACATAGATTGCAAGCCTAATAATACACCTTTTCCCTCTTGCAGGAGGTGTAGTCAACAGGCAGGCAGTTGCCAAGTCTGCTAACAGTTCAGCCAGCGTGCCATCTCGGCCTGGTGGGGGGACAAAGAACAACTCAACCTCAAAATCTGGTGCTTTGTCCTCAGCAGCAAGTCCTTCCTTGCGTAGTGCTCCCATGGCAGGTGGGAAAACAAAGTCACCAACCCTAATCAGCAAGAACAGGACTGCCCAGAGGATCCCTATTCGTTCATCATCAAGATCTGATATCAGCAAGGTTGACCCAGCAAGGGCATCAAGAAATAAGAGTCACGGTGAGGGTGCATCACCGACCATTTCACCTAGCAGCTCCGTGGACAGCATGAGTTCTGTGATTTCTGGGGTTTCAACAGCATCCACTGTAGGGAGAGCGAGTCATACATCTGAGACCTATAGTACAAGGTCATCTTCATTGTCCCCTTCCACCAGAAAGAGCAATGACCACCCTCCAACCACACTACGGAGGCCTGGTATTGTTACAGAAGGACAGGCTTCAGGAGCATTTGCTGATAATGTGAAATCTAATGTCGACACATCAACCCAAGGAAATGGTTTTAAACCATCTGGTCTACGAAGGCCTACACCCAAGATTGGATATTTTGATGCCGTAAGTGAATTGTATGCTTTCTTTCTTGTAATGATGCCAATGCTCTTTATTTGTTCTAAAACTCTTGGTTCTGTTATGTCTTCAGGAGAAATCTGTTGAACAAAAAGCCGGTGCACGGGCACAACTGCAACCCACGAAGGTTCTGTTTTCACCGTTGGCCACACAGAACTCTTGGATTCCTTCTACTCCGAAGACAATCCCTGCAGCTCTTACCTTTGAGCAAGAAGAACCAAAATCTAGGGCAGCAGCACCTTCTCAAACCAAGGCGCCGCCTTCACTGCCTCTCAAAGTTGCACAAACTGAAGTAAAACCATCAAAGGTGACAGAGCCTGAAGCTTCTCAAGCTAAGGTATCAACTCCACTGCCTCTCAGAGTTGCACAAACTGGAGTAGAACAATCAAAGGTGACCGAGCCTGAAGCTTCTCAAGACAAGGCATCAACTCCACTGCCTCTCAGAGTTGCACAAACTGAAGTAAAACCATCAGAGGTGACAGAGCATGACGCTTCTCAAACTAAGGCATCGGCTTCGCTGCCCATCAGAGTTGCACAAGCTGAAGTAGACCCATTGAAGGTGGCAGAGCATGAAGCTTCTCAAACTGAGGCATTGCCTATACTGTCTCCCAGAGTTGCACAGACTGAAGTAGAACCAGCAAAGGTGGCGGAGCATGACTTTTTTGGAACAAAGGGGCCTTCAATGCCTTTAATTAGAGCTGCTCAAACTGAAATAGAAACACCAAAGGTGTCAGAGCATGAAACCCACATGCAGGAGACTGGTCCATTGGTAGTCGCCATGGACAGTGCAGAGGAGGGCATTCCAGCTCTGCATCAGAATGTCCAGGCCAATGGTGAAGTAGAATCATCAA is drawn from Aegilops tauschii subsp. strangulata cultivar AL8/78 chromosome 1, Aet v6.0, whole genome shotgun sequence and contains these coding sequences:
- the LOC109755667 gene encoding uncharacterized protein, translating into MDALSLIDVSGEEDDFLLDLASPPQHPDPPPRAAPGVSVVAAVSERNTVGSPPPPAVAAGGQVVDPAEQGPERAQSPKKTKPKGGVNLRKSLAWDKAFFTSEGVLDTEELGIVNSTFRKSQGSRLLPGIAEEMRRSMESTTSSLESESFVLESLETELFDNVRASIQRTLGKPDKAPVVPSASSKTPRATAKAPPVTARKGVDRIPQTQSKIRPPASTSNGSVGGSKQRPQVTLKEPAAARVAVSKAAEAKPSSKPPRALPRVATMRAPTTTAVTSGISDKRSSTGGVVNRQAVAKSANSSASVPSRPGGGTKNNSTSKSGALSSAASPSLRSAPMAGGKTKSPTLISKNRTAQRIPIRSSSRSDISKVDPARASRNKSHGEGASPTISPSSSVDSMSSVISGVSTASTVGRASHTSETYSTRSSSLSPSTRKSNDHPPTTLRRPGIVTEGQASGAFADNVKSNVDTSTQGNGFKPSGLRRPTPKIGYFDAEKSVEQKAGARAQLQPTKVLFSPLATQNSWIPSTPKTIPAALTFEQEEPKSRAAAPSQTKAPPSLPLKVAQTEVKPSKVTEPEASQAKVSTPLPLRVAQTGVEQSKVTEPEASQDKASTPLPLRVAQTEVKPSEVTEHDASQTKASASLPIRVAQAEVDPLKVAEHEASQTEALPILSPRVAQTEVEPAKVAEHDFFGTKGPSMPLIRAAQTEIETPKVSEHETHMQETGPLVVAMDSAEEGIPALHQNVQANGEVESSKVSELEAHVNETGLLLAMDIAEEGFPALHENVQVNGEVESSKVSEHEAHMQETGLLVAMDITDEEGIPALHENVQANGEVESSCTSGQQASETTAAPCEESSPSQIKVSPSLPLGVAKMEVDPLEVTDHEVETSKVSEHEAYMLETGQLVAMDIAEEGIAALNQNVQANGDISSSTVELSSGTSGQQQSEATAAPCEDNTSSQTEVSSSLPLGVAKVEVEPVEVIEHEACTPQAGPVLAAMDIAKENIPAMDTAKENVQPGGYSSPLKENILAPHQNIQPEEHMTPVKGSILASHTNAQAIGEMTPMTLLSQKLSSISLGQANGEATPLTQKLSSISQGQANGEATPLTQKAPSISQGQSNGDATPLTLLAQKLSSISLGDVTD